One genomic region from Phycodurus eques isolate BA_2022a chromosome 16, UOR_Pequ_1.1, whole genome shotgun sequence encodes:
- the LOC133415482 gene encoding neurabin-2-like, with product MMKTEPASATADNGASAGNSGGSGSANMRSASPHRNAYEAGLAALKKATDHLNGGYDPASKPAPLPRPNGRGRRYGSNVHRIKNMFMQMQSPGDEEDGAKVIGNDQAVKLSLPRASSLNENVDHSALLKLGGTVSDRVNRFDTKTDGEGPSSSGLSKLQETRRMFEQRTLQEKQAATNRILLTKERASGFQDSRLDVVARFNGSTEALDRLDDPPSPPPAPAPVPAAAAALGPAEAVSPTVSQLSAVFEKADLQNNLYLPNRRSRPAPGPKPKLPAKAGPARCQMKGPPPSKEDLEEVTAGSAHNQAPEVQVTDPRPQCDIGGAVVSEEERSRHSGDQHSDTTLPSYSEAKTESESHLGLTEDRGSSTVAVAASFQEPQTVEQHCCRGDIEAGARLVQADVHASLENGEKEPPAFEVTEADPERRGDEEENDEDGSRKEDYSEGDLVDVSAYSGLGEDDSEGSQLDDDDDEEDKEAYQPESSCTEIEGLPEEEEPAPANRKIRFSTEPIKVFTTYCNEDYDRRNDDVDPMAASAEYELEKRVEKLDLFPVELEKDSDGLGISIIGMGAGADMGLEKLGIFVKTVTEGGAAQRDGRIQVNDLIVEVDGTSLVGVTQSFAASVLRNTSGTVKFVIGREKPGEQSEVAQLIQQTLEQERWQREMMEQRYKQYMDDDEETGEYATDEDEEMSPMFPNSIEVFDLAEHQDSLSPVELDPEKLTHKFKELQIKHAVTQAEIQLLKRKLAHAEQDKVRWRMERAQLEQSIRDSKERMEKLEAYWMEAQSLCKAVDEHLKETQAQYQTLERKYSKAKRMIKEYQQKEIEYLKKEAAQRQAEEDGEASRKEEAEHLQEKISDLETQVDALKPPKPS from the exons ATGATGAAGACGGAACCTGCGTCAGCCACGGCGGACAACGGGGCCTCCGCCGGGAACAGCGGGGGAAGTGGGAGTGCCAACATGCGGAGCGCTTCGCCACACCGAAATGCCTACGAGGCGGGTCTGGCGGCACTGAAGAAAGCCACCGATCACCTTAACGGAGGCTACGACCCCGCCTCAAAGCCAGCACCCCTACCCAGGCCAAATGGGAGGGGTCGTAGATATGGATCAAACGTTCACCGCATCAAGAATATGTTCATGCAGATGCAGTCACCAGGAGATGAGGAGGATGGTGCCAAAGTGATTG GAAACGACCAGGCAGTCAAACTGTCCCTTCCGAGGGCGTCGAGCCTCAACGAGAACGTCGACCACAGCGCTCTGCTCAAACTAGGGGGCACAGTTTCAGACAGGGTGAATCGTTTCGACACCAAAACGGATGGCGAAGGCCCGAGCTCCTCTGGCTTGTCCAAGCTCCAGGAAACCAGGAGGATGTTTGAACAACGGACGTTACAG GAAAAACAAGCCGCTACCAACAGGATTTTACTGACCAAGGAGCGAGCTTCTGGTTTCCAGGACAGCCGTCTGGATGTGGTGGCACGCTTTAATGGCTCTACCGAGGCTTTGGATCGCTTGGATGACCCCCCTAGTCCccctcccgctcctgctcccgTTCCTGCCGCCGCAGCTGCTTTGGGGCCCGCCGAGGCCGTCAGCCCCACCGTGAGCCAGCTCAGTGCTGTGTTTGAGAAGGCCGATCTACAAAACAATCTCTACCTCCCCAACCGTCGGTCAAGACCTGCCCCGGGACCAAAGCCAAAACTGCCAGCCAAAGCGGGGCCTGCTAGGTGCCAG atgAAAGGGCCTCCTCCGAGTAAGGAGGACTTAGAGGAGGTAACAGCAGGAAGTGCCCACAACCAGGCGCCGGAGGTCCAAGTGACGGATCCACGCCCACAGTGCGACATCGGCGGAGCGGTGGTCAGCGAGGAGGAAAGATCTAGACATTCAGGAGATCAGCACTCTGATACCACTTTACCTTCCTACTCAGAGGCCAAAACAGAGTCCGAATCCCATCTTGGATTGACAGAAGACAGGGGCTCGAGTACCGTGGCGGTGGCCGCATCCTTTCAGGAGCCACAGACTGTGGAACAGCATTGTTGTAGGGGGGATATTGAGGCTGGAGCCAGGTTGGTTCAAGCTGATGTCCATGCTTCACttgaaaatggggaaaaagagCCACCAGCTTTTGAAGTTACTGAGGCAGACCCTGAGAGAAGGGGCGATGAAGAGGAGAATGACGAGGATGGCTCGAGGAAGGAGGATTACTCCGAGGGGGATctggtggatgtgagtgcgTACAGCGGCCTTGGCGAGGATGACTCTGAGGGGAGCCAGCtggacgatgatgatgatgaggaagaCAAGGAAGCATACCAGCCGGAAAGCAGCTGCACAGAAATTGAGGGTCTCCCTGAAGAGGAGGAGCCCGCACCTGCCAATAGAAAGATTCGATTCAGCACTGAGCCCATCAAG GTGTTCACCACCTACTGTAATGAAGACTACGATCGACGTAACGACGATGTGGACCCCATGGCAGCGTCGGCCGAGTATGAGCTGGAGAAGAGAGTGGAGAAGCTGGATCTATTTCCCGTCGAGCTGGAGAAAG ACAGTGACGGTCTGGGAATCAGTATCATAGGAATGGGCGCAGGAGCTGATATGGGTCTGGAGAAACTGGGCATCTTCGTGAAGACGGTGACTGAGGGCGGAGCTGCTCAGCGAGATGGCAG GATCCAAGTGAACGATCTGATCGTCGAGGTCGACGGCACCAGCCTGGTTGGTGTGACTCAGAGCTTTGCCGCCTCTGTCCTACGCAACACATCAGGCACTGTCAA GTTTGTGATTGGTCGGGAGAAGCCGGGGGAGCAGAGCGAAGTGGCTCAGCTGATCCAGCAAACTCTGGAACAGGAGAGATGGCAACGGGAGATGATGGAGCAGCGATACAAGCAATACATGGACGATGATGAGGag ACAGGTGAATATGCGACAGATGAGGATGAGGAGATGAGTCCCATGTTTCCAAACTCCATTGAGGTTTTCGACCTGGCCGAGCACCAGGACTCGTTGTCTCCTGTGGAACTGGACCCTGAGAAGTTGACCCACAAATTCAAGGAG CTTCAAATCAAACATGCGGTAACCCAAGCCGAGATCCAGCTGCTGAAGAGGAAG TTGGCTCACGCAGAGCAGGATAAAGTGCGTTGGCGAATGGAGCGTGCTCAGCTGGAACAAAGCATCCGGGACAGTAAGGAGAGGATGGAGAAGCTGGAGGCTTACTGGATGGAGGCCCAGTCGCTGTGTAAG GCAGTGGATGAACACTTGAAGGAAACCCAGGCTCAATACCAAACCTTGGAGAGGAAGTACAGCAAAGCCAAGAGAATGATCAAAGAATATCAGCAAAA
- the carhsp1 gene encoding calcium-regulated heat-stable protein 1: protein MSYQARSTTPPLNSGGSPTTVSKESLRPPVCKHRDRSPSPIRGFNIPSPMPTRRNRTCSATARAAEGPVFSGVCKCFSRAKGHGFITPADGGSDIFVHISDIEGEYVPVEGDEVSYKLCSIPPKFEKVQAVEVTITHLKPGTKHETWTGNVVNG from the exons ATGTCCTATCAGGCACGATCAACGACCCCACCGTTGAACTCTGGAGGATCACCAACCACTGTGTCAAAAG AGTCCCTCAGGCCTCCAGTGTGCAAACACCGAGACCGCTCCCCCTCCCCCATACGGGGCTTTAATATACCCAGCCCCATGCCCACTCGCAGGAACAGGACCTGCTCAGC GACTGCTCGTGCAGCAGAGGGTCCGGTTTTTTCTGgcgtgtgcaaatgtttttcccGCGCCAAAGGTCATGGCTTCATCACACCTGCGGATGGAGGAAGTGACATCTTTGTCCACATCTCAGA CATTGAGGGTGAGTACGTGCCAGTGGAAGGTGACGAGGTGAGCTACAAGTTGTGCTCCATCCCTCCAAAATTCGAGAAGGTCCAGGCGGTCGAGGTAACCATCACCCACCTTAAGCCGGGAACCAAACACGAGACCTGGACCGGAAACGTCGTCAACGGCTGA